A stretch of the Clostridium fungisolvens genome encodes the following:
- a CDS encoding anaerobic ribonucleoside triphosphate reductase yields MLDVVKRDGRRVSFNAQKIGKAIKGAAEEIGQSLKESQVIDTIQKVINYIEMSGKLDVTVEEIQNLVEKALSDNGFKNIAQAYSTYRNERTKVREIKSDLMRAIGKIGIETDRDNANVGNNFSSKLLRIASESNKWHNLASMPKHLAKAHENGDVYYHDLDSYNLTTNCLHIPTKEILENGFNTGYGTINNPRRIETAAELSCILLQSTQNDMFGGQSHPDFDNDMSIFVEPTRQEIKEELMEYGIEGEKLEKLVDSKLRERVHQAMQGVVYNLNTMHSRAGSQVPFSSINLGIPYNQDAALVCEIFLLEYEKGLGKGEQPIFPNIIFRVKEGVNREKEDPYFYLFELACRVAAKRMNPTFMNIDADFNKEYYDKGYMPATMGCRTYLMNNINGDHGCKGRGNIAPTTINLPRIGLQAKGNVDKFFEILQSRMELAKESLMHRYSVLKNLRVKDLPFVAGQGLMKGSEGLSPDDNIEPILKQGTWVLGFIGLAETLIALVGKHHGEDEATKELGIKIVSYIREYTDRLKEETHLNWSCYATPAEGLSGKFIKQDQKIFGIVKGVTDKEYYTNSYHVPVGYPISIIDKIKIEAPYHKICNGGHISYLEVDGTPDGEAIMNILNYAYKNTNISYLGINFHIRYCKNCGTYLNNGESKCTCCGSHDIQGVSRVTGYLSLDERFGPGKYEEREDRVTHTENHKHNYFIEK; encoded by the coding sequence GTGCTAGATGTTGTGAAGCGCGATGGAAGAAGGGTTAGCTTCAATGCTCAGAAGATAGGGAAAGCTATTAAGGGAGCAGCAGAAGAAATTGGTCAGAGTTTAAAAGAGAGTCAAGTAATTGATACTATACAAAAGGTAATCAATTATATCGAAATGTCTGGAAAATTAGATGTTACTGTAGAAGAAATTCAAAACTTAGTTGAAAAGGCTTTAAGTGATAATGGGTTTAAGAATATAGCACAAGCATATTCAACTTACAGAAACGAAAGAACTAAAGTTAGAGAAATAAAATCAGACTTAATGAGAGCAATAGGGAAAATTGGAATTGAAACTGATAGAGATAATGCGAATGTAGGAAACAATTTCTCATCAAAGCTACTTAGAATAGCTTCAGAATCTAATAAGTGGCATAATCTTGCCTCAATGCCTAAGCATTTGGCAAAAGCTCATGAAAATGGGGATGTTTATTATCATGATTTAGACAGCTATAATTTAACTACAAACTGCTTACATATACCAACTAAAGAAATATTAGAAAATGGTTTTAACACTGGATATGGAACAATTAATAATCCAAGAAGAATAGAGACAGCAGCAGAACTTTCTTGCATATTGCTTCAATCAACTCAAAATGATATGTTTGGAGGACAATCACATCCTGATTTTGATAATGACATGTCAATATTTGTTGAACCAACTAGGCAAGAGATAAAAGAAGAGCTTATGGAATATGGAATAGAGGGAGAGAAACTTGAAAAGCTTGTAGATTCTAAGCTTAGAGAAAGAGTTCATCAAGCAATGCAAGGTGTTGTATACAACTTAAACACAATGCATTCTCGTGCAGGTTCTCAAGTGCCGTTCTCATCTATAAATTTAGGAATTCCTTATAATCAAGATGCTGCGCTTGTATGTGAGATATTCTTACTTGAATATGAGAAAGGGCTAGGAAAAGGAGAGCAACCTATATTCCCTAACATAATTTTTAGAGTTAAAGAAGGGGTGAATAGGGAAAAAGAAGATCCTTATTTCTATCTTTTTGAATTAGCATGTAGAGTAGCTGCTAAAAGAATGAATCCTACATTTATGAATATAGATGCAGATTTTAATAAAGAGTATTACGATAAGGGATATATGCCTGCAACAATGGGATGTAGAACATATCTTATGAATAATATAAATGGTGATCATGGTTGTAAGGGAAGAGGTAATATTGCACCTACAACAATAAATCTACCAAGAATAGGACTACAAGCAAAAGGAAATGTTGATAAGTTCTTTGAAATACTTCAAAGTAGAATGGAACTTGCTAAGGAATCTCTAATGCATAGATACTCAGTTCTTAAGAACTTAAGAGTGAAAGATCTTCCATTTGTAGCAGGTCAAGGGCTTATGAAAGGATCAGAGGGCTTAAGCCCAGATGATAACATTGAACCTATTTTAAAACAAGGAACTTGGGTTTTAGGGTTCATAGGACTTGCTGAAACTTTAATTGCCTTAGTTGGAAAGCATCATGGCGAAGATGAAGCTACAAAAGAACTAGGTATTAAGATAGTATCATATATCAGAGAATATACTGATAGACTTAAAGAAGAGACTCATCTTAATTGGAGCTGCTACGCTACTCCAGCAGAAGGATTAAGCGGAAAGTTCATAAAGCAAGATCAAAAGATATTTGGAATAGTTAAAGGTGTTACTGATAAGGAGTATTACACTAACAGTTATCATGTGCCAGTAGGATATCCAATATCTATAATAGACAAGATAAAGATAGAAGCACCTTACCATAAGATTTGTAATGGTGGACATATATCATATCTTGAAGTAGATGGAACTCCAGATGGAGAAGCTATAATGAATATACTTAACTATGCATATAAGAATACCAATATTAGTTACTTAGGTATAAACTTCCACATAAGATATTGTAAGAACTGTGGAACTTATCTAAATAATGGTGAATCAAAGTGCACATGTTGTGGAAGTCATGATATACAAGGTGTTTCAAGGGTTACAGGATACTTAAGTCTTGATGAACGATTTGGTCCAGGGAAGTATGAAGAAAGAGAAGACAGGGTGACTCACACTGAAAATCATAAGCATAATTACTTCATAGAAAAATAG
- a CDS encoding DUF3048 domain-containing protein gives MKKITFIIPLLLCISIVGCSYTDTKSSSTKPFKRESPPVIDISSNDTVTNDCFYTGENLTETEKSNIPFMAIIENSKDARPQSGLSEADIVFETMAEGGIPRFIALFHKNTPKQIGPIRSVRPYFLSIAEEYNLPFAHCGGSAEALSTIKADSSIKSINEIANGAYFYRDASRKAPHNLYTSADKIRKYITSNNIKIDITSNLSFDNSFWKNEDLANATVVNLKLNNFYTTNYKFVNGKYEKYMDGVKSIDKNNNIPLSFTNIVVQQTPIKIQSDNLHLDIAMIGKGSGYLFSNGKVEKILWSRTTSNTQTELTTADGNKVYLAKGNTIWHIIDNSVTPTYN, from the coding sequence ATGAAAAAAATCACTTTTATTATCCCCTTGTTATTATGTATTTCAATAGTTGGTTGCAGTTACACTGATACTAAATCTAGCTCTACTAAACCTTTTAAAAGAGAATCTCCCCCTGTGATTGACATTTCAAGCAATGATACTGTTACAAATGATTGTTTCTATACTGGTGAAAATTTGACTGAAACAGAGAAATCTAATATTCCTTTTATGGCCATAATAGAGAATTCAAAAGATGCAAGACCACAGAGCGGTTTAAGTGAAGCAGATATTGTATTTGAGACTATGGCTGAAGGTGGAATACCAAGATTTATAGCATTGTTTCACAAGAACACACCTAAACAGATTGGCCCTATAAGAAGTGTTCGACCTTACTTCTTATCTATTGCTGAGGAATATAACTTACCGTTTGCCCATTGTGGGGGAAGTGCTGAAGCCCTATCAACCATAAAAGCAGACTCTTCTATAAAAAGCATAAATGAGATAGCCAATGGGGCATATTTTTATAGAGATGCTTCTAGAAAAGCTCCTCATAATCTATATACTTCTGCTGATAAGATACGTAAGTATATAACTTCCAACAATATAAAAATAGATATAACATCAAATCTTTCTTTTGACAATTCCTTTTGGAAAAATGAAGACTTAGCTAATGCAACCGTAGTAAATTTAAAACTGAATAATTTTTACACAACTAATTATAAGTTTGTTAATGGTAAATATGAGAAGTATATGGACGGTGTCAAATCTATCGATAAAAACAATAATATACCTCTTTCTTTTACCAATATAGTCGTACAACAAACCCCTATAAAGATTCAATCTGATAATTTACATTTAGATATAGCTATGATTGGAAAGGGATCTGGGTACTTATTCTCTAATGGTAAAGTTGAAAAAATCCTATGGTCCAGAACTACTTCTAATACCCAAACTGAACTGACCACTGCAGATGGCAATAAAGTTTACCTAGCAAAAGGTAACACAATATGGCATATAATCGATAACTCAGTCACTCCAACCTATAATTAA
- a CDS encoding sensor domain-containing diguanylate cyclase, which translates to MKKDFLIYIVLAFQLFFIIFFIIKNIKLKNNIMQIEIIKKEIYSMGKKISTTDSRSLVYEIMLDSAMSIISKANRGSVLVLEEDDYFHYRAIKGYPKDLLNMKIKREDVYLYKYNRLADICILKMPFNDKEDIFNDSISSEIQLLEKGTNIKSVLFSPIYIDNEVVAIVNLDSTVPDALFNKADIDKMKYINHELELALKNFLSQEQLRYIATHDELTNLYNRRSFKDYFSREILDMQRKKHISQVALIDLDDFKFINDNYGHSEGDKALIIMSDALRINLNNNDLYARMSGDEFVILFRNSTQKQAVEKIMSMKDYLLRNCTAKNRIDFSYGLVQIDGINNLSIDAILSIADKNMYKDKREKKCKSECT; encoded by the coding sequence TTGAAAAAAGATTTTCTGATATATATAGTATTGGCTTTTCAATTATTTTTTATAATATTTTTTATTATAAAAAATATTAAGTTGAAAAATAATATTATGCAGATAGAAATAATAAAGAAAGAAATATATAGTATGGGTAAAAAGATAAGCACTACTGATAGTCGAAGCTTAGTGTATGAAATTATGCTGGACTCAGCGATGTCTATAATTAGTAAAGCTAATAGAGGTAGTGTTCTAGTATTAGAAGAAGACGATTATTTTCACTATAGAGCAATCAAAGGATATCCCAAAGATCTATTAAACATGAAGATAAAAAGAGAAGATGTGTATCTTTATAAGTATAATAGACTAGCAGATATTTGTATTCTTAAGATGCCATTCAATGACAAAGAAGACATATTTAATGACAGTATTTCGAGTGAGATCCAGTTATTAGAGAAAGGAACTAATATCAAAAGTGTTTTATTTTCACCAATTTATATAGATAATGAAGTTGTAGCTATAGTAAATTTAGATAGTACTGTACCTGATGCATTATTTAATAAAGCTGATATAGACAAAATGAAGTATATAAATCATGAGCTTGAGCTTGCGCTTAAAAATTTCCTGTCTCAAGAGCAGCTCAGGTATATAGCAACACATGATGAACTTACCAATCTTTACAATAGGAGGAGTTTCAAAGACTATTTTAGTAGAGAAATTCTAGATATGCAAAGAAAAAAACATATATCACAGGTTGCTCTTATAGATTTAGATGATTTTAAATTTATAAATGATAATTATGGTCATAGTGAAGGGGACAAGGCGCTTATAATAATGTCAGATGCTTTGAGGATCAACTTGAATAACAATGACCTCTATGCTAGGATGTCAGGGGATGAATTTGTAATACTTTTTAGAAATAGCACTCAGAAACAGGCTGTTGAGAAAATTATGAGTATGAAAGATTATTTACTAAGAAATTGTACTGCGAAGAATCGCATAGATTTTAGTTATGGATTAGTTCAGATAGATGGAATAAATAATCTAAGTATAGATGCAATTCTTTCTATAGCAGATAAAAATATGTATAAAGACAAAAGAGAGAAGAAGTGTAAGAGTGAATGTACCTAA